The window TTACCAAGATAATGCATCTCATACTTATGCACTCGAGTGAGATGCTATTATCGAGGTAATCCGAGGAGAGAACCATCACCCGAGAACTTGTCTGGAAGCCCGGCTTCTGGCAGCCCGGGGAGATTATGTATCGGGCAATCATTTTCCCGGTTTTTATCAGATTGACCCCAAAACTTCTCATAACCCGATCCATGACCTAGGATCATCCAATACCCATGACCCGGGCATCTCCGAGGTATCACCAATAACCAACCAACAAATTCCCAAGTAGATATGGCCAAGGACAAGGAATATGATACCTGAGAAATATGTTTCCACATTTAGTCAATGTATTTCACATTGAAGGACAAGAGTATTTGGATTCTATACTAGTAATACCACTACATTTTCTGAACACGTCTCATTGAATGAGACAGCATAGTTGTTGGCACTGCATTTGTCAGATTATGACTATCTTCGCCatgttaagttttttttttttccctctCGATGAAACAACTCTCATTGTCTAGACCAAGAATACCAAAATCAAACATATGCTCTACTTTATAGTATATACGTTTCTtgctaaaattttatttaataataattatgatAATATTTCTTTAGTTGAAAGTCATTAATGTTGATTTCATTTCTAACATATTCATCCCCGATTTAAATTTGTCATtccaaattatttcataaaaaatataGAAAGCTTATGGGGCTAAGCTCAGCTCCTTGTTGGGCTCCAATCTGTACAAATGAACTTGGGCTTTGAAGTCTGCTCAGCCTAAATTCATCGCTGCTTATATGaataaacaaatttttttcattCTCCAATTGAAAAACCCTAATTCTTGAATTTTCCCAACCTTACCCAACAATTTCAACCGACGCCGCTAAAAATGAGCCGCTATGACAGCCGCTCCGCCGATCCTGCCTCCTACCGTGACCGCCGCAGGTTAGAAACCTATTCTTTCTCGTAAAATTTTCATGTAGCAACATTTTGTTTTaggatttatgtttttttttgggAATATGGCAAGAAGTTTGGTAACAATTTTGTTTTTGTAGTAGTGATTCGGGGTTCGTTCATAAAGGGGAATATGATGGCTCTCGATCGTCATCATCGTCGAAGAGAGAATACGAGGGTGGAGCCCAGTCTCCACCTCGGAAATCGGAGCTTGATGGATTGACACCATTTGAGAAGAATTTCTATGCGGAGTCTCCGGCAGTTGCTTCGATGTCTGAGAGTGACGTGGAGGAGTATAGGCGGCGGCGAGAGATTACAGTTGAAGGGAAGAATGTCCCCAAGCCCGTCAAGAGTTTCGGCGATGTTAATTTCCCTGGTAACTAGTTTTCGCAACGTATGGAAAATTCATACAATTTGCATACAATTGTCATCTAATATAGTACTTTTTTTTAGTTTATAAGCTAGTAGGATATGGTTTTAAGAAGCCATGATCGAACAAGCGCATGGGTTGAGTATTGATGTTGGTTTATCTGGTTTTTAAGTTTTCTCGATACTACTAGGCTGAGGAGTTGTACCGGAAAAACCAGTTATGTTTGGTAGAAATTAGTTTTTGCCATGGATCTTTTAGGTGCATCAAATGACTTGAATTCAGTGGTTGAAATTTTGTTGTCAAGATGCAAGTTCCTTTACTCTTGTTCATGAATGAGAGATTTTTGCTGAAAAGTTGTTAGAGATTTGTTGGAAAAAAATGAATCTTTTCTGTGCTATTGGTGTTACTTGTATAATTGAGCTCCTGCAGGATTGCGGGTAGATCATCGGCTCTGATTTGTCTATGATGTTCAAGATCACTTTTAAATCTGTATAAATATCATGTTTTCATGATAATAATTTTTAAGTTCAACTTTTCATCTTGGAGATCAACTaactttaatttttaaaaactattttttaaaaGGACGATGTTATGAAATACTTTTTTGTGGTCTTCTGCTTTTTATGCCCTTTAATTTCACTTCTGAGTATCTGTTCATTATCTAATCCCTTGACATATTATCTTTCGCATTACCTGTTTCGATTTTGTCCTTAAATTATAGTTAATGTTCTTATCATTCTCTTATGTAAACAATTGACATCTTTTGTGCATCTCTTTAGCCATTGATTTTCATGACTACAGAGTATGTTATGCAAGAAATTGTAAAAGCTGGATTTACTGAACCTACAGCCATTCAGTCTCAAGGTTGGCCCATGGCTCTGAAGGGGCGAGATCTTATTGGTATTGCAGAAACAGGATCTGGGAAGACCCTTGCTTATCTCCTACCTGCTATTGTTCACGTGAATGCTCAACCATTTTTAGGTACAGTTGGGATGACCTTCTATGTCATGTATATCCTGTTCATGGAACAGGTGACTCTATGTGATAGATATACGCCCATTCGTGTATacatttatctattattttcCCAATTTTTCATTAGCTTCATGTTTTTAACAAATATTCTCCGTGATTTTGTGTCCTCTCTAGCTCCTGGAGATGGTCCAATTGTTCTAGTATTAGCTCCAACTCGCGAGCTTGCTGTTCAAATACAACAGGAAGCTACTAAATTTGGTGCATCGTCGAAGATTAAGAATACATGCATATATGGTGGGGTTCCTAAGGGACCTCAAGTTCGTGATCTCCAGAAAGGTAGGTGGGAATATGCTCAACGTGACTTTACTACTGTGTCGTGATGTTCATGAGCCGGGTATTCCCTTCTGCTTCTTCTTTTCTGTTTTCTTGTCTTCTCAGCCCAGTACCATATTCATCTCACTGATTATTGATTTCACACCTGAATTAGGCGTTGAAATTGTTATTGCCACTCCCGGTAGGTTAATTGACATGTTGGAATCTCATCATACGAACCTGCGAAGGGTTACATATCTGGTGTTAGATGAAGCAGATAGAATGCT is drawn from Primulina eburnea isolate SZY01 chromosome 10, ASM2296580v1, whole genome shotgun sequence and contains these coding sequences:
- the LOC140803516 gene encoding DEAD-box ATP-dependent RNA helicase 20 isoform X1, whose protein sequence is MSRYDSRSADPASYRDRRSSDSGFVHKGEYDGSRSSSSSKREYEGGAQSPPRKSELDGLTPFEKNFYAESPAVASMSESDVEEYRRRREITVEGKNVPKPVKSFGDVNFPEYVMQEIVKAGFTEPTAIQSQGWPMALKGRDLIGIAETGSGKTLAYLLPAIVHVNAQPFLAPGDGPIVLVLAPTRELAVQIQQEATKFGASSKIKNTCIYGGVPKGPQVRDLQKGVEIVIATPGRLIDMLESHHTNLRRVTYLVLDEADRMLDMGFEPQIRKIVDQIRPDRQTLYWSATWPKEVEQLARRFLFNPYKVIIGSPDLKANHAIHQHVEIMSENQKYNKLVKLLEDIMDGSRILIFMDTKKGCDQITRQLRMDGWPALSIHGDKSQAERDWVLSEFRAGKSPIMTATDVAARGLDVKDVKYVINYDFPGSLEDYVHRIGRTGRAGAKGTAYTFFTAANARFAKDLIKILQEAGQKVSPELVSMGRGAPPPPAFGGGSRDRGRGYGGGRSWN
- the LOC140803516 gene encoding DEAD-box ATP-dependent RNA helicase 20 isoform X2, whose protein sequence is MSRYDSRSADPASYRDRRSDSGFVHKGEYDGSRSSSSSKREYEGGAQSPPRKSELDGLTPFEKNFYAESPAVASMSESDVEEYRRRREITVEGKNVPKPVKSFGDVNFPEYVMQEIVKAGFTEPTAIQSQGWPMALKGRDLIGIAETGSGKTLAYLLPAIVHVNAQPFLAPGDGPIVLVLAPTRELAVQIQQEATKFGASSKIKNTCIYGGVPKGPQVRDLQKGVEIVIATPGRLIDMLESHHTNLRRVTYLVLDEADRMLDMGFEPQIRKIVDQIRPDRQTLYWSATWPKEVEQLARRFLFNPYKVIIGSPDLKANHAIHQHVEIMSENQKYNKLVKLLEDIMDGSRILIFMDTKKGCDQITRQLRMDGWPALSIHGDKSQAERDWVLSEFRAGKSPIMTATDVAARGLDVKDVKYVINYDFPGSLEDYVHRIGRTGRAGAKGTAYTFFTAANARFAKDLIKILQEAGQKVSPELVSMGRGAPPPPAFGGGSRDRGRGYGGGRSWN